The genome window CCAACCGCTTCCAGCTTCATCTGCTCAGAGAGAGGTCAGCACCAATCGTATATATACTGACTTCTCATTTGCAGGCTACAATTACACTTTAATTGTTGCTAGTAGCAGCATTACTGTTGCATAACATTTTATAGAGGAACGTATGTGGCTTAACGGcccagaaatacatttgtttctctGCTGGGACAGGTGTGAAAAAGGCGTGATGTCCTCGGTGAATGTCAGGAACTGCATTCGCTTCTACCAAACAGCTGAGGAGCTAAATGCCACCACCCTGATGAACTACTGTGGGGAGATCATAGCCAGTCACTGGGTGAGTAGTTCAGGCACGGTTTGTACATGGCCAATTTAGGGGGTGTTCGTGCGCATGTGTTGGCATATGTGTGTGGGATGGatgattgtttttttcagtCGTGTGCTGAAAAGAGATATTGGCACTGAAAATGCGTTACCAAACCATGTTGGTTTGCTCTCTGCTATAAGATGTCTGGATTATGTGGTCATCCACACATTTCACTGCCACTTCTGAATCACTTTGAGCCTGCTGTGTTTCCCTCTGGTTTAATCTCTTCATGTTTACTGCTTTTTGACGGATCAGGGTTATGAGGCATCTCATCATTTACGATACAATAAATCCAGAGACAGCGCAGCTCGGCAGTTGTCAAGGTTATCTTTATGACGTTGGTGTAGACAATTGCTGTTAACTGTCCCCTCTTCTGACACCTCAGTCTCAAGCTCTGATAACTGCTTTTCACGGAAGCAAGGATTAAGCTTAAGAGTCGGTTAACATTATTTTTAGGTCGGGTGACGCTTGTTGAGGTTCTCCATTGTGGGTCGGTTCTGATGTTTGACACTTTGTTGTGTTTCATTGCTTGTGTTTTATTAGGATGATCTGAGGAAAGAAGATTTCAGCACCATGAGCGCCCAACTACTGTACAAGATGATCAAATCTAAAACAGAGTATCCTCTCCACAAAGCCATCAAAGTTGAGCGAGAAGATGTGGTCTTTCTCTATCTCATTGAGATGGACTCACAGGTCAGCTCCATGCAGATAACCTTCATTACCTGCTCACTAACtagctgtttttgttgtttattacAGTGTAACCAGCATGATAGAATAAAGGTTTCGCAATATGCTGTATAcaggttttatgttttgtatttcaaCTCGTTATCTCCTGTTTTCAGCTGCCTGGCAAGCTGAATGAACTGGATAACAACGGTGACCTGGCACTTGACCTGGCCCTCGCTTGTAAATTGGAAAGTATTGCCACCACTCTGGTTAACAACAAAGCAGATGTGGACATGGTGGACCAGAGTGGCTGGAGCCTCCTGCATAAAGCCATCCAAAGAGGTGTGTGGGAGTTATTAATAcactttttgtgtctttgatgtCCAAAATAAATTTCTTGGCGGAGCTGCCAAGGTGTTCACTCAAAAACATACTACATGATACCTTACTAATGAACCCATTCAATAACCTATTTGAAGGCTTTTTCTTGTACAGACCTGGTTACTGTGTGAACAATAGATTTAGAGGTTTAGAGGTTTCTTCATTATTGTTGATcgttcttccttttcttccagGTGACGAATTTGCCTCAATCTTCCTGATTCGCCACTCGGCTCAGGTGAATGCCGCCACAGTGGGGGCGGTGGAAACCCCACTTCACCTGGTCTGTTCTTTCAGCCCCAAGAAACACTCTGCGGAAGTGATGAGCGGCATGGCACGGATCGCAGAGGCTCTGCTCAAGACTGGAGCCAACCCCAACATGCAGAACAGCAAGGGCAGGTAGGCCACTGGACTCTGAACTTCGTTGGATTGCAAAGGTGGCCAACTACTGTGCAAAGTACTATGGTGCTTCAGCTTTGtctcttgttgtttttagaaCTCCGTTGCATGAAGCTGTGGCATCGGGGAATGAGCCGGTGTTCAACCAGCTACTACAGTTCAAACAGTGAGTTACATTCTGCGTCAAATGGAATGAGTGGGTTTGTTTCTAACAGCTCGCTTGGTGTTCAATTAGTTAATCTCATGAGACCACCATAGCTATACTTGACTAAATTGGATATTATATGATTcctgtttattttatatgtcATGCGGATAAAtaagaagaacatttaaatgtatatatgacCGTTTATAAATTTAGAACATTATACTTAAAAAGATTGTCATAAACACAACCCTGTTTGAAAGCACCAATATTTAAAGGGaaagttcaccccaaaatctaaatgacatgtcccctcttacctgtagtgctatttatcaatctagattgttttggtgcgaGTTGTGTGAGTGTTGGTGGTATCGTCCATAGAGAGGTCTGTCTTCTCTAATGTAACGGAACTACATTGCACTCgacttgtggtgctcaaagttAGTCTAGTTCCATAATATTGGAACGAAGGCAgaccgatatctccaacactcggcagTTCACTTCAAAACAATTAGATTGGTTAATGGCACAACAGgtgagtatatatatttttgattttggaatgaactgttcctttaagatcATGTGACCCTGGTCATTTAACTAAAAATAATCCTGCGTGTAACCTTGTGTAATCTTCCCATCTCGTTAGGCTTGACCTGGAATTGAAGGACCATGAGGGCAGCACAGCTCTGTGGCTGGCCCTGCAGTATATCACCGTGTCTTCAGACCCCTCAGTTAACCCATTTGAAGATGATGCACCAGTAGTTAACGGCACTTCGTTTGACGAGAATAGCTCTGCAGCCCAGCTTATCCAGAGAGGAAGCAATCCGGATGCACCTGACACTACCACAGGTGCTGTTTCATAACCTCCCTCCAGTCGTTTCTTGAATAAAATGGTGATTTTAATGCCTCGTTgtatttccctttttgttttatctcttgTAGAAAACTGTCTAATGCAGAGAGCAGCCAGGGCAGGCAATGAGGCAGCTGCACTTTTCCTTGCCACTCATGGAGCAAAGGTCAACAATGTCAACAAATTGGTGCGTATGTACATAAGGCCACATCACAGACTATTACATAGTTATCTGTGCAGGCGGTATATTTCTGTCATTATACAATACAGACGTAAACTCGGATATAACATTTTCTAGAATGATTAGAAAATTACAAATGCAGCTTTGTCGTcgtcactccccccccccccccccccccccctctcccgtTTTATTCATGgaaaagagaaatacattaTTACATCCTAAGATCTAGTAGAAATGTTTATGTGGCACTAATAAAGATATTATTAATCCTTTTACCTTCTTTCAGGGTGAGAGCCCGCTTCATACCGCGTGCCGCTGTGGCCTGGCGAGCCTGACGGCAGAGCTGCTCCAGCAAGGGGCCAACCCCAACCTGCAGACCCAGAAGGCTCTGTCTGACGACACCGTTGGTGTAGCCATGCAAACCCCCCTCCACATGGCCATAGCTAACAACCACCCAGATGTGGTGTCTGTCATCCTCGAGCAAAAAGGTCAGCATGTATACATTTGAAAGCTTGTAACTAAGCTGCAAACTTGGCAGTGATTTCTGCTTTACCTCACTACACTCATTATGTTATCAATAATGTCCTTAAACATCCTGAAATGGATCCACTTATCTCTCCCTTGATGGTTCTATTGCAGCAAATGCACTTCATGCCACCAACAACCTCCAGATCATTCCAGACTTCAGCCTCAAAGACTCCATGGACCAGACGGTACTGGGCTTGGCCCTTTGGACAGGTACACATCACTTAATGCAGTCGatcaaaaataatctttttgaaGTGCATAACCTTGTCGCAAGACTGCATTGTTATCTGAGTATGTGATGTATAACTGTACAATCTGTCCCTGTCAGGCATGCACAACATAGCCGCTCAACTGCTGGGCTCAGGGGCTTCTATCAACGACACTATGTCCAATGGACAAACCCTGCTTCACATGGCCATCCACAGACAGGACAGCAAGAGTGCCCTCTTCCTTCTTGAGCATCAGGCAGACATCAATGTTAGGTAACGCCTGTGTTACATTGCAGTTATAAAGCATTTGTGCAGACTGTTGTCTTAAATTATTGTTTTGAGCATTTTAAGCCTTTTATTAGTTAATTTTTAATGAGTACAGTAAATGATGATTAGGAAATGAATAgggagaaagatggagatgACATGCAATTAAGGCCGCTGGCCAGACGTGAACTAGTGTGCCCCTATCTTCTGCTATTCTTCTGGAATTTCAACCAGATTCAGCAACACGTCATAAGTAATGTGCAGTGGTAAGATATGGCCTAAGATGAAACTCAAAATGCAGAAGTTATGGaggaaaaaatgtattcagGATTGTGTGGCAGGAACAggccccttttttttttaattacaccaTCAGCAGAGACAAATTAGTTTCAGGCATTATTTAAGCACTCTGCCGGTATCCAATtagaaagtttaaaaacaaatgtggttCTCAATACAGAATTCAGAGCAAATCTGTGATTGAGTGATTGCTTCAACATGGCGACGTCTGAGCCGGCGGCGAGCTGCTAACCGTGCGAAAACAGTGCTGACAGCTAATGCTGTTAACCTGCGGGGGAATCGGAGGGTGGCCGTTCATTTCCGAGACTGTGTCGGGACGGTGTTATCAGCTGTAACCGCCTTATGAGCTCATTGCAGAGTGGCGGCCGTTAGCTGGTTCAGTGGGGCGCACAAATAAGGGACTCGCATGAacttacacgcacacactgactggctgaaagaatgaaaaaaggTTTATAACGTTTAAaagtttacaaaaatatttgtgtttacagaatagttttttttaaatataacattttgaaattcaaaaaaatgtattgatcACACAAGCCGATGAAGCCTGGTTGGATAAGGATTCCAAAGCGGAAAAGAAAGCTAGAGGCGGCAATTGTAAGCCGTACGCAAGGGTAAAAGCACTTTAGTCTTGTCAGAGGATCCTCTGCACCTCTTCAGGGTTGAAGTCAAATATGGTCTGAAAAATCTTTTGAGAAGTTCTGGAAAATAattttgaaatggaaaatatgtagTAACCCTGGTGTGAGCAACTTTattctctgctcaggtagagattactccactatatctttacatagcaaatagttgtttgctgctatattagtGCTCTGAATGTATCTTTTTTTGTATCTTATGTCTATAATTTCTACATTACCAGGACCCAGGAGGGACAAACAGCACTACAGTTGGCTATCAGTAACCAGCTGCCACTGGTGGTGGATGCCATTTGCACAAGAGGAGGTGATATGTCTGTAGTGGATGACAAAGGAGACCCGCCGTTGTGGCTGGCTCTGGAGAATGGCCTGGAAGATATTGCATCCACGCTGGTGAGACAAATGCATACACAGGCAATTTAGAGATGATGGAACCGTCTTAGTTCCTCTTTGGAACACTGCCAGTTATTAACTGCTACACAACTTTATTCAAGAtgaattgaaactgaaaaatgaaatgatacCTTTAATGAGccgtgggtgtgggtgtgggtgtagATATATCTTATAGATTACTGCTtgggaaataataatattgtcttgcattttgactgttttgagtcttttctcCACCTAGGTCCGCCATGGCTGTGATGCGACTTCTTGGAGCACAGGACCCTCTGGCTGCAAGCAGAACCTCCTGCACAGAGCTGTCGATGAGAATAACGAGGTCTCTGCTTGCTTCCTCATCCGCAGGTCTGCCAACCTCCTTACCATTAGGGTTTGGGAATGCACATATTTGCCTAtactgtgatttatttttctgccaTACAGGCAATTATTGTGCTGagaacatttcagtttttaataaagtttgccatttaaaaaaagcttagacatttttttaatcaatctgAAAGAGCATCCTCTGCACCCAGAGTGATAAAGTCAAATATGGTCTGAAAAATCTATTTCagacctgttttgtttttaaacttgttATTGAGATGGATGTAGCTAACTTACTGTCTgcctcatgtgtgtgtatagtggtTGTGACGTGAACAGCACTAGACAGCCAGGCCCTAACGgggaaggagatgaagaagccAGAGATGGACAAACGCCCCTCCACCTGGCAAGCAGCTGGGGATTGGAGGAGGTGGTGCAGTGCCTTCTAGAGTTTGGAGCGAATGTTAATGCACAGGTCAGTCGTGTCACAGCAGCGGGTCCATTTGTCTTCTACATTTTTCCTGCCACAGCTAATGAAAGATTACCAAGTGAGCTGTAAACATACTCTTTTTCCAAGCGTTTAATCTGATGTCTGTCTATTTCTGTCAGGATGCAGAGGGCAGGGCTCCAATCCATGCTGCCATTAGCAACCAGCACAACGTCATTATACAGCTCCTCATTTCACATCCAGACATTCGTCTCAACATTCGCGACCGTCAAGGAATGACCCCCTTCGCTTGTGCCATGACGCACAAGAACAACAAGGCAGCAGAGGCTATTCTGAAGAGGGAGCCAggtgctgctgagcaggtagcaCCAGTTTGTCTGACTGTAGCGCTTACAAAGATTATATACAGCTACAGTAGTATTCTCTCCTAACCTCAAAATTCTGTTTCTGTCCAGGTGGACAACAAGGGACGTAATTTTCTCCACGTGGCCGTGCAAAATTCAGACATCGAAAGTGTCCTGTTCCTCATCAGCGTCCAAGCTAATGTCAACTCCAGGGTTCAGGATGCAGCCAAACTCACCCCTCTCCACCTGGCTGTCCAGGCTGGCTCTGAGATCATCGTCCGCAACCTGGTAGAAGCCTAACAATTTCTCGCTCCTCTGCATTTGACTGTTCATTGCAATTTAAGTGTTGTTGAAAGAGCGGTTCAGTTGATATTGTTTTGAGTTTTGCATTTCTCTGCTTCCAGCTGCTTGCCGGAGCCAAAGTAAATGAGCTcaccaaacacagacagacagcactaCATTTGGCTGCCCAGCAGGACCTGGCAACTATTTGTTCTGTGTTGATAGAGAATGGAGTAGACTTTGCTGCTGAGGATGAGAATGGCAATAACGGTACCTTACCTTCTTTATCGTTATGCTTCTGTTTCTTTGTAAACTGCGATGCTTCTATTCAACAAATGGCCCTCAAATGGACAAATctaaacaatacatttagatCTATTGTCTCCGAGggttatttgttttctgtatctCCCACCAGATGGAAGTGATGTGAAATGTTGGTTTAGCAGTTTCATTTGATATTGTGAGTGGCGTGTGATGGCTCtgaggtgtttgtttttgttggagaTGGTTAAGAAGCAGGAGGAACAGTACAGGGTTGAATTATGCTTTTTTTCTCAAGCAACAACAGGAGATGGAGGACAACAGATAATCAATAGTCAGATTACCAATCAATTCAGGGGCCATGCTGCTTCAATCTCTCATTCAGCCCTATCGATTCTGAGAAACTAAGCGGTGGAGTTATCAGTCCTTTGCCAATCAGTGTGTTGCCTTCCAATGACCAATATTCAGATTTGCCATAAGCGGTGCAGAATGTGTCTTTTAACAATTTCAGATTAAGGATGGTCATTTATTAATGTATGTTGAGGAACTGAACATTAGGTCTGGACCCTAAAATTCGACTGTTGGTTCGTTGGGTAGGTACTCGATTTCTCTCGATGGTGAGGAACTGTACATTCTTTATGTCTAGGGAAATTGACCACATTAAAAGAAACCCCCGTTCCTGAAGAGTTTGCCTACGTTTGACCACCCAGACAACAGCTGTCAAATTCTGATGCAGGGACTTGACAAGGGACCGGTAGCACCGCAGTAATATTAACTGCCAGAGGCTCCTTTCTGTGTGGGTCTTGCATTTTAGTTGACACCAAAGCTGTATTGATATCCAGATTATTTTACTCGAATGCTCCTCAAGATAAAGGATAAATCCAGTTTTCTTTACACAAGATGGTACGAGTTTCTCATGGTAGAAATTACAGTCAAGAGTTGTCCCTACGTGGCCAGTCTGGGTTTGTCTGTAGATCTTGCATTCTTCAAAGGAGTCATTGCTTTCAGGTGGTTTAAAAATTCCAGGGGGAGTTACTCTATTCTCTGTTGTTGTGCAGCTGATTATTCATTGTTATTCCACCTCCCCAATATACCACAATCCTTGtgaataatattgtattattttgtccGTCCTTGTTGTCTCCCCAGCTCTGCATCTGGCTGTGATGCAGGGCCGCCTTAACAATGTCAGAAGCCTTCTCACAGAGTCCAACATTGACGCGGAGGCCTTCAATCTCAGGTACACTGGCGTTCTCTCGCAGTAAACAATGAGATCAAACTTTTAGGTCattgcagcagcaacattaaCACCATCGggcagaaagaaacagaaatatataatattaacaaaATAGAAAGTGTGAGCTTTTTAAGCATAACGTATAACTTTCTGTAGACTATAATGTCAACTTCTCTACTTTTGATCTTATGACGTCTGCTTAGGGGTCAGTCACCAATGCACGTACTAGGCCATTATGGGAAAGAGAACGCTGCTGCCATTTTTGAGTTGTTCCTGGAGTGTATGACTGAATACCCTCTGGACAAACCAGACAATGAAGGGAACACAGGTACTGGAGCTTgcttaattatttatattgttcacTGTATACATATAGCATAGTAATACGAGTGGTCCACGTGTGATAGAATGACTGTGACCTGTATTTTATTGCAGTTCTGCTCCTGGCCTACATGAAAGGAAATGCAAACCTGTGCCGTGCCATTGTGAGGGCTGGGGCTCGACTGGGAGTCAATAACAATCAGGGCATCAACATTTTCAACTACCAGGTTGCAACCAAACAGTTGCTCTTCCGCCTTCTAGGTACATTTTCCCACTTCATCTATTAGGCAACACTGTATTTTAAAACGACGGCCCCACAGTAAGTGATATGCTCTGATACAATGTATTTGTGATGAAtctattaattaatttgtttagaTATGCTGTCCAAAGAGCCCCCTTGGTGTGATGGGTCCAACTGCTATGAATGTGTTGCCAAGTTTGGTGTTACAACACGGAAACATCACTGGTTAGTGGAATggctgtttaaaaatatatacataattctAATATTTCTTTCATTAATTCCACtagttgttttcattttgtgttaaACTGTATGGTTAATCCTGTGTCTTCTCCTTTCACTTCAGCCGCCACTGTGGGCGCCTGTTGTGCCACAAGTGCTCTATAAAGGAGATCCCCATCATCAAGTTTGACTTGAACAAGCCGGTGAGGGTGTGTGACATCTGCTTCGATGTACTAACTCTGGGTGGGGTAACGTCGTAATGCAGTGGCCTGGATATCCTCCACCCTCTGACGCTGGCCATGCCGGGCCCAATTTGGCACAGTTATTCAGGCACACCAGGAGAAGGGACTTCAGTAGCAGGACATACTAACAAGAGACTCCCGGACAGTTATGGACCATCACCTTTATACTATTCCAGTCTATGAAAAAATTATTAATGTTCTGGAGGGACGTTTCATATAGAAAGTGAAGcattgtcattttgtttattttgatcAAAGTATCTTAAAGTGGATATAAGCAGCTCTCCATCTCGATGTTGGATGGACTCAGTTTGTTAATCGGTTTCCCGAGCCCAATGATGTTTGTAATGATTAGCTCTTATTATCACAAGCccaacatttcatttcaatgatgaacatttaaatcaaatcactTTTTGGGGATTTTTCCTGTTCTCTGTTGGGATATTCCACCATCAGCAGCCTTTTATGCTATGTGACCTGCCCAAAGACAAACATTCAATGCTTCAAAATGAATACCTTGATGTATGAGAGAGCGGAGTCTGCTGCCCACCAAGAACAAAGTACAATTGTAAATCCTGACCTTGATCACTAAATCTCCAAGGACTGAACTGTGAGCATGTTCTCTGTAATCTTTCATATTTCACTCTTCTGTTACCCCTATTCTGTATTGACTGGATAAAGTGGGATGGATGAGAAGGATTTAAAGATAAAGCAACtcgacttttttttaatgagcatAATTTCCAAAAGAGATCTAATCGAGTTGGATCCAGTTCTATTCAGAAATATAACGTTGAATTACTTTACTGTTTGTGGTGAAAGATGGCACAACTGGACAAGGATGAAATTCCTCATGAAATGggtgtttcttttctccacgATTGCTACATAGTCTATCATGTATTAAGCCACATTAAATAGAATGCTTATTTTTTAACATGGCAAGTTGTGAAAATGTGAGCTTAACATATTAATGTGGTCCCCAAAACAAAATTCTCTCAACAATCCTCCTTAGTTACAGAAATGCCTATTATGCCTATGCATGTCATTTAATTTGTAGCCTTTGCGTCATAATGCTAAATCATATTTCAAAATCATTCACCAAATAATTACATTCCATTTTTTATCTGCCATAAGGTCCTCGTAGAAAGTTGTGATCATAGTCCCCACAATGTTGCCTCAAGTCAAGTTGTCTTGACCGTCACATTTAACCCTCTTGATTTCTAAGCCTAACGGGTGCACTTTATTAAGATCACATGACATTTCCGATCATTGGGGAGAATGTGGAGCAGAGGGATGTGGCCAAGTAGTGGGGCCTCTAAGTATTGTTAAATTGTACagataaatgtgtgatattttTGACCACTACAACTGTTTTGTACTTAAATGCAGTTTGTGCTTGTCATTGTGACAAACCTAAATCTTGCCTCTGTTAATCTTTTATGCACATTGTTTAATCTTTTATGCACATTATATTGTATCTGTATGCTCAGATATCTAGCCTGTCTCTTCCTTGTGTATCCTTTTAGAGAAAGGGAGGACAACTTTACATAAAGGTCATCAAAAACCAATGCATTGACTTCTCTTCTTCATTCTTAAAGTCTGAGTATTGTGCTGCTAAAAGGCAGGCAGTGAATAGGTCCATTTACTGGGCTGGTCCAGAGACTAGAATTCTTCCACAGAGCATGATTCAGCATGTGGTGGGCAGCTGTCATATTTCTGCAGGTTGGGGTCTTCTTCTGCTGCAGATAGGTCTTCAACACAGACGCAACGAACACCAGTAGAGCCTGGAGAGAAGAGCTTCCGCGGGACTCCCGTCCAGCCTCTATCCACTCCACCgctggaggaaaaacaaacaaatcagtCGTGAAAATCCTGACACATACCAATAAAATGCCCGCTACTGTAAGACATGCTCTATTCCAGTAATGTATGCGGTTAATCACAACATCGCAGTGTATGCACTGTAGGCTAGTTAATATTTGATTAGGCCAGAACTATTTCCACACCTCTTAGTGGAGCACCAGACTCTTCCTCCCCTGGCAGCGCTCCACTCTGAGTTGCAGGCTGGCAAGCGTCCTTTCTCAGCCTCAGACTGGGCCTTGATTCGCTGGCCCTCTGCTAGTgatgcttctacctgcaggaggGCTTCTGTGTGCTGCCCAGTCTCGCTATAGAACCGGCCTATTAACAGACCTGAAATTAAACATGGAGGAATGACATTGGTTGGTGTTTTACTGAAGATGATGTCCATGGATGTCCTTAATTCAGCAGTTGCTAAAACAATTCACATCAGACAAGCaattgcaatttaaaaacattgggGCAAACATCACATACCTACACTTTGGTACTCCCTCTGATAGAAGGCCAGCCAGTCATAAAGGGCGATCAGCTGCAGTGGGGACAGACTGGACACATCATCCCTCAGGCCAATCTCTGTGAAGTCCCCAGTGATGAAGGCCAGTGAGGCATCTTTTCCtgaaaaatgcacacacatataggaCATTACTGTATAGGCTATAGATTACTGATGTACTGTAGCTGTGTATGTGACATTAGACTGGAATTTAAGATCCTAATTTAGGTTTGTTGAGGGTTTGGGGTTATAATCAGCATCAGGTAACCAGTGTcctacatttaaacattaaaatatatctcTGTGGTTGTGAGCTCAGG of Cottoperca gobio chromosome 14, fCotGob3.1, whole genome shotgun sequence contains these proteins:
- the ankfy1 gene encoding rabankyrin-5 — encoded protein: MAEEEVAKLQKHLALLRQEYVKMQQKLADTERRCALLTAQAPGQGSSCPTAADTFISRLLDIVANLFQQEQYSDLKVKVAGENLSAHKFVLAARSDVWSLANLASTPELDLSDCKPEVAMAMLRWAYTDELELTDDDAFLIELMKLANRFQLHLLRERCEKGVMSSVNVRNCIRFYQTAEELNATTLMNYCGEIIASHWDDLRKEDFSTMSAQLLYKMIKSKTEYPLHKAIKVEREDVVFLYLIEMDSQLPGKLNELDNNGDLALDLALACKLESIATTLVNNKADVDMVDQSGWSLLHKAIQRGDEFASIFLIRHSAQVNAATVGAVETPLHLVCSFSPKKHSAEVMSGMARIAEALLKTGANPNMQNSKGRTPLHEAVASGNEPVFNQLLQFKQLDLELKDHEGSTALWLALQYITVSSDPSVNPFEDDAPVVNGTSFDENSSAAQLIQRGSNPDAPDTTTENCLMQRAARAGNEAAALFLATHGAKVNNVNKLGESPLHTACRCGLASLTAELLQQGANPNLQTQKALSDDTVGVAMQTPLHMAIANNHPDVVSVILEQKANALHATNNLQIIPDFSLKDSMDQTVLGLALWTGMHNIAAQLLGSGASINDTMSNGQTLLHMAIHRQDSKSALFLLEHQADINVRTQEGQTALQLAISNQLPLVVDAICTRGGDMSVVDDKGDPPLWLALENGLEDIASTLVRHGCDATSWSTGPSGCKQNLLHRAVDENNEVSACFLIRSGCDVNSTRQPGPNGEGDEEARDGQTPLHLASSWGLEEVVQCLLEFGANVNAQDAEGRAPIHAAISNQHNVIIQLLISHPDIRLNIRDRQGMTPFACAMTHKNNKAAEAILKREPGAAEQVDNKGRNFLHVAVQNSDIESVLFLISVQANVNSRVQDAAKLTPLHLAVQAGSEIIVRNLLLAGAKVNELTKHRQTALHLAAQQDLATICSVLIENGVDFAAEDENGNNALHLAVMQGRLNNVRSLLTESNIDAEAFNLRGQSPMHVLGHYGKENAAAIFELFLECMTEYPLDKPDNEGNTVLLLAYMKGNANLCRAIVRAGARLGVNNNQGINIFNYQVATKQLLFRLLDMLSKEPPWCDGSNCYECVAKFGVTTRKHHCRHCGRLLCHKCSIKEIPIIKFDLNKPVRVCDICFDVLTLGGVTS
- the cyb5d2 gene encoding neuferricin gives rise to the protein MKSMLGYVLVAFLALAVLFIPREWSVTFGYGSNQGPPVQLLSSRELSLYDGGEGSKGLYLAILGHVFDVHKGQKHYGPGGAYHFMAGKDASLAFITGDFTEIGLRDDVSSLSPLQLIALYDWLAFYQREYQSVGLLIGRFYSETGQHTEALLQVEASLAEGQRIKAQSEAEKGRLPACNSEWSAARGGRVWCSTKSGGVDRGWTGVPRKLFSPGSTGVRCVCVEDLSAAEEDPNLQKYDSCPPHAESCSVEEF